A window of the Citrus sinensis cultivar Valencia sweet orange chromosome 9, DVS_A1.0, whole genome shotgun sequence genome harbors these coding sequences:
- the LOC102630401 gene encoding probable protein phosphatase 2C 75 — protein MTEVYQRMPSDQNDDSPAKCRERRRRRIKMRRFGAIVATSSEPTASDIRKEKRTEDSDRVAEGKRMRTEAETKDTPATETDVNSSPSSGEGTEKVVSLAATTEVQAVEPIFGTMSVTGRSREMEDAISTRTSLCSPDINWRRPVHFFAVYDGHGGRHVSSLCKEKMHVIMEEELMRVRCTSGNANAGAGPSTSTREEPQRETENTAEWEDRWRRAIRRCCERMDEVAVSTCACGSVGCDCAAHSMEVALSGSTAVVALLTSEHIIVANCGDSRAVLCRAGRAIPLSCDHKPDRPDELARIEASGGRVIFVNGARVEGILAMSRAIGDGYLKPVVTSEPDITFTKREAEDECLILASDGMWDVLPNNLACEVASECLREENPEAAADIDLNAGPRMVEDERAEPLYPSRSVLAAALLTRLALGRRSSDNISVIVIDLKRNR, from the exons ATGACAGAGGTTTATCAAAGAATGCCTAGTGATCAAAATGACGATTCGCCAGCGAAATGCAGGGAGCGCAGGCGCCGGAGAATAAAAATGAGGCGGTTCGGCGCAATTGTAGCCACAAGTTCTGAGCCTACGGCTAGTGATATTAGAAAGGAGAAGCGGACGGAGGACTCGGATCGTGTGGCGGAGGGCAAGAGAATGCGCACGGAGGCTGAAACGAAAGATACGCCAGCGACGGAGACTGACGTGAATTCGTCTCCTTCTTCGGGCGAGGGCACGGAGAAGGTTGTTTCGCTGGCGGCAACGACGGAGGTTCAAGCTGTCGAACCTATCTTCGGAACGATGTCCGTCACCGGGAGATCACGTGAGATGGAGGATGCAATTTCTACGCGGACGAGTCTTTGCTCACCGGATATAAATTGGCGAAGACCGGTGCATTTCTTCGCTGTGTACGACGGCCATGGTGGACGTCAC GTGTCATCATTGTGCAAGGAGAAAATGCACGTGATCATGGAGGAAGAGCTAATGCGCGTGAGGTGCACGTCGGGTAATGCGAATGCGGGAGCGGGACCTAGTACCTCAACCAGAGAAGAGCCTCAACGGGAAACAGAAAATACTGCTGAGTGGGAAGACCGGTGGAGGAGAGCGATAAGGAGGTGCTGCGAAAGAATGGACGAGGTGGCAGTTAGCACGTGCGCGTGTGGGAGCGTTGGGTGCGATTGTGCTGCTCACTCGATGGAGGTGGCGCTCAGTGGATCCACTGCTGTGGTGGCACTTTTAACTTCCGAACACATCATTGTTGCCAATTGCGGCGATTCACGCGCCGTCCTCTGCCGAGCTGGGAGAGCAATTCCTCTTAGCTGTGATCACAAG CCGGATAGACCAGATGAACTTGCAAGGATTGAAGCTTCTGGGGGAAGAGTCATCTTTGTGAACGGAGCACGAGTTGAAGGCATTCTTGCCATGTCCCGAGCTATAG GGGATGGGTATCTTAAACCAGTTGTAACATCAGAGCCTGATATCACTTTTACCAAAAGGGAAGCTGAAGATGAGTGCTTAATTCTTGCAAGCGATGGCATGTGGGATGTACTGCCAAACAACTTGGCTTGTGAGGTTGCTAGTGAGTGTCTTAGAGAAGAAAATCCTGAAGCTGCTGCAGATATAGACCTCAATGCTGGGCCTCGGATGGTAGAAGATGAAAGGGCTGAACCATTGTATCCATCAAGAAGTGTTCTGGCTGCTGCATTGTTAACCCGGCTTGCTTTGGGGCGAAGAAGCTCTGATAACATCAGTGTCATAGTTATTGATCTTAAGAGGAACAGATAG
- the LOC102629241 gene encoding probable protein phosphatase 2C 75 isoform X2 — protein MKRPTNLLSRISSDGSDSDTPEKCRSRRRRRIHMRRMRIASVPRLPYSSPHFHPPIPQHWLPTPSSENPMPEFGCISIQGLAESMDDAVSVKEEFFRPDIVGGRTLHFFSVYDGHGGSHLCKKLMHKFMAEELTRVQISKATAANGGGCNCSLTDTKTKQENEEVGGAEWEDLVRVAIQKSFKRMDQAALSTCALGCQPESMDLVFLGSAALVALVSGDRVVVANCGDSRAVLCRDGRPVPPLPDDKPQRPDELERIRAAGGKLIHQNGVRVYGILNMSRSLGGDNLLKRVTTSRPEISITEREGGDECLILASDGIWDVISDDLACRVASACLREGSAATAPRSRYSDRATKDGRAQVLFPSKSHDAAAAILCRLALARGSHDNISVIVVDLRRKAKG, from the exons ATGAAGCGACCAACTAATCTTCTCTCAAGAATCTCAAGCGATGGCTCTGACAGTGACACCCCTGAGAAATGCAGGAGCCGTCGTCGCCGCAGAATCCATATGAGGAGGATGAGGATCGCCTCCGTCCCGCGGCTTCCTTATTCATCGCCTCACTTTCATCCACCAATCCCACAACACTGGCTGCCGACGCCGTCTTCGGAGAATCCGATGCCGGAATTTGGTTGCATTTCTATTCAGGGGCTAGCCGAAAGCATGGACGACGCCGTTTCTGTGAAGGAAGAATTTTTCCGTCCAGATATTGTCGGTGGAAGGACTCTTCATTTCTTTTCCGTTTACGACGGCCATGGAGGGTCTCAT CTATGCAAGAAGTTGATGCACAAGTTCATGGCGGAGGAGCTGACGCGCGTGCAAATTTCAAAAGCTACGGCTGCCAATGGTGGTGGATGTAACTGCAGTTTAACTGATACGAAAACCAAacaagaaaacgaagaggTCGGGGGGGCTGAGTGGGAGGATTTGGTACGCGTGGCGATTCAGAAGAGCTTTAAGAGAATGGATCAGGCGGCCCTCAGCACGTGCGCGCTTGGGTGTCAGCCAGAGTCAATGGACCTTGTGTTTCTGGGGTCCGCTGCCCTCGTGGCACTAGTCAGCGGAGATCGTGTTGTGGTTGCCAATTGTGGCGACTCACGCGCCGTTCTGTGTCGAGACGGGAGACCGGTTCCTCCTTTACCTGATGACAAG CCACAAAGACCGGATGAGCTGGAAAGAATTAGGGCAGCAGGAGGGAAGCTTATTCATCAGAATGGAGTCAGAGTCTATGGCATTCTTAACATGTCCCGCTCCCTAG GAGGAGACAACTTGTTGAAGAGAGTGACAACATCACGGCCGGAAATCTCCATCACTGAAAGAGAAGGCGGAGATGAGTGTCTGATCCTGGCCAGTGATGGCATTTGGGATGTGATATCCGATGATTTGGCTTGCCGAGTAGCAAGTGCTTGTCTTCGCGAAGGAAGTGCAGCCACTGCTCCAAGAAGTCGATATAGTGACCGTGCCACCAAAGACGGTAGAGCTCAAGTGTTGTTTCCTTCTAAAAGCCAtgatgctgctgctgctatACTTTGTCGCCTCGCTCTTGCACGAGGCAGCCATGACAATATCAGTGTCATTGTTGTTGATCTCAGAAGGAAAGCAAAAGGGTAA
- the LOC102630707 gene encoding receptor-like serine/threonine-protein kinase At4g25390, protein MPSRQIPESQPLISPSHHPHHHSSAVIPASSTAAAFSLLLLLTFCFRKKLTQKRTAPSDSRPPHRFSYSVLRRAADSFSPSRLLGQGGFGSVFHATLHDQSVAVKVMDSGSLQGEREFYNELYFASLLEQDDHVVSVLGFSSNPKRHRMLLVYELMSNGNLQDALLHKKPPELMEWCKRFSIAVDIAKGIAYLHSLNPPVIHGDIKPSNILLDHNFCAKISDFGLARLKSVGENQNQADGENKNKAAELESNCGAAVEDCGSVVETESVNTTTTATAFEDLSVGIDQSPETFLKMTQKQTQSTEALEKKASVDENVKEDVKVKEYVIEWIGTAIGNERPKSDWIGRDTGSSSSVGGKVDRKKSRKRLDWWVSLDEDKEENVKNLKRERRRRPAREWWKEEYCEELAKKKKKKKRALGTNSDDDWWPRDEELYVERKKKSKTRSRSRSSIGSLDWWLEGFSGELYRARHNSYDSAASGEIPKSGGVTSTPSMRGTVCYVAPEYGAGGDISEKCDVYSYGVLLLVLIAGRRPLQVTGSPMSEFQRANLMSWARHLARNGKLIELVDQAVVKSLDREQALLCITVALLCLQKSPALRPSMEEVVGMLTGKLEAPKLPAEFSPSPPSRIPFKSRKKGPVSS, encoded by the coding sequence ATGCCGTCGCGTCAAATCCCGGAATCCCAGCCGTTGATTTCTCCCTCCCACCACCCCCACCACCACAGCTCCGCCGTAATCCCCGCCTCCTCCACCGCCGCCGCCTTCtccctcctcctcctcctcacCTTCTGCTTCCGCAAGAAGCTCACCCAGAAACGCACCGCCCCCTCCGACTCCAGGCCCCCTCACCGCTTCTCCTACTCCGTCCTCCGCCGCGCCGCCGACTCCTTCTCCCCCTCCCGCCTCCTCGGCCAAGGCGGCTTCGGCTCCGTCTTCCACGCCACCCTCCACGACCAGAGCGTCGCCGTTAAAGTCATGGACTCCGGATCGCTGCAGGGCGAGCGGGAGTTCTACAACGAGCTCTACTTCGCTTCTTTGCTCGAACAAGACGACCACGTCGTTTCGGTTCTGGGCTTTTCGTCCAACCCGAAACGACACCGTATGCTGCTCGTTTATGAACTAATGAGTAATGGGAATTTGCAGGACGCTCTGTTGCATAAGAAGCCCCCTGAATTGATGGAGTGGTGTAAAAGATTCTCAATTGCTGTTGACATCGCCAAGGGGATTGCTTACCTGCACAGCTTGAATCCGCCTGTCATTCATGGGGATATCAAGCCGAGTAATATTCTGTTGGATCATAATTTTTGCGCAAAAATTTCTGATTTTGGGCTTGCGAGGCTGAAATCGGTTggtgaaaatcaaaatcaggCTGATGGTGAGAACAAGAACAAGGCGGCGGAGTTGGAGAGTAATTGTGGGGCCGCTGTAGAGGATTGTGGATCTGTGGTGGAGACTGAGAGTGTGAATACGACTACTACAGCTACGGCTTTTGAGGATTTGAGTGTAGGTATTGATCAGTCTCCGGAGACTTTTCTGAAAATGACACAAAAGCAAACACAATCTACGGAGGCGCTGGAGAAGAAAGCCAGTGTTGATGAAAATGTGAAGGAGGATGTGAAAGTGAAGGAATATGTAATAGAATGGATTGGAACGGCGATTGGAAATGAGAGGCCGAAGAGTGATTGGATCGGTAGGGATACCGGTTCTTCTTCGAGTGTTGGTGGTAAAGTTGACAGAAAGAAAAGTAGGAAAAGATTGGATTGGTGGGTTTCGCTGGATGAGGATAAGGAAGAAAATGTGAAGAATTTGAAACGAGAGAGGCGGCGCAGGCCTGCAAGAGAGTGGTGGAAGGAGGAGTACTGTGAGGAATTGgctaaaaagaagaagaagaagaagagagcaCTGGGGACTAACAGTGATGACGATTGGTGGCCGAGGGACGAGGAGTTGTATGTggagagaaagaagaagagtaaGACCAGAAGTAGGAGTAGAAGTAGTATAGGTAGTTTGGACTGGTGGTTAGAAGGATTCAGTGGTGAGCTGTATAGAGCTCGCCACAATAGCTATGATTCTGCTGCGAGTGGTGAGATTCCTAAGAGTGGTGGTGTCACTAGCACTCCGAGTATGAGAGGCACTGTTTGTTATGTTGCCCCTGAGTACGGTGCTGGTGGGGACATATCGGAGAAATGCGATGTGTATAGCTATGGAGTTTTGTTGCTAGTTTTAATTGCCGGACGGCGTCCTCTTCAGGTTACGGGATCGCCAATGTCTGAGTTCCAGCGTGCGAATCTTATGTCATGGGCACGGCATCTTGCGAGAAATGGGAAACTTATTGAATTGGTTGATCAGGCCGTTGTAAAGTCCTTGGACAGAGAACAAGCTCTGCTTTGTATTACTGTTGCATTACTCTGTTTGCAGAAGTCTCCTGCTCTTCGGCCTTCCATGGAAGAGGTTGTTGGAATGCTTACCGGCAAGTTGGAAGCACCCAAACTACCGGCTGAATTTTCACCCTCACCGCCTTCACGCATCCCCTTCAAGTCACGGAAGAAGGGGCCCGTGAGTTCATAG
- the LOC102629241 gene encoding probable protein phosphatase 2C 75 isoform X1 has protein sequence MKRPTNLLSRISSDGSDSDTPEKCRSRRRRRIHMRRMRIASVPRLPYSSPHFHPPIPQHWLPTPSSENPMPEFGCISIQGLAESMDDAVSVKEEFFRPDIVGGRTLHFFSVYDGHGGSHVSKLCKKLMHKFMAEELTRVQISKATAANGGGCNCSLTDTKTKQENEEVGGAEWEDLVRVAIQKSFKRMDQAALSTCALGCQPESMDLVFLGSAALVALVSGDRVVVANCGDSRAVLCRDGRPVPPLPDDKPQRPDELERIRAAGGKLIHQNGVRVYGILNMSRSLGGDNLLKRVTTSRPEISITEREGGDECLILASDGIWDVISDDLACRVASACLREGSAATAPRSRYSDRATKDGRAQVLFPSKSHDAAAAILCRLALARGSHDNISVIVVDLRRKAKG, from the exons ATGAAGCGACCAACTAATCTTCTCTCAAGAATCTCAAGCGATGGCTCTGACAGTGACACCCCTGAGAAATGCAGGAGCCGTCGTCGCCGCAGAATCCATATGAGGAGGATGAGGATCGCCTCCGTCCCGCGGCTTCCTTATTCATCGCCTCACTTTCATCCACCAATCCCACAACACTGGCTGCCGACGCCGTCTTCGGAGAATCCGATGCCGGAATTTGGTTGCATTTCTATTCAGGGGCTAGCCGAAAGCATGGACGACGCCGTTTCTGTGAAGGAAGAATTTTTCCGTCCAGATATTGTCGGTGGAAGGACTCTTCATTTCTTTTCCGTTTACGACGGCCATGGAGGGTCTCAT gTCTCCAAGCTATGCAAGAAGTTGATGCACAAGTTCATGGCGGAGGAGCTGACGCGCGTGCAAATTTCAAAAGCTACGGCTGCCAATGGTGGTGGATGTAACTGCAGTTTAACTGATACGAAAACCAAacaagaaaacgaagaggTCGGGGGGGCTGAGTGGGAGGATTTGGTACGCGTGGCGATTCAGAAGAGCTTTAAGAGAATGGATCAGGCGGCCCTCAGCACGTGCGCGCTTGGGTGTCAGCCAGAGTCAATGGACCTTGTGTTTCTGGGGTCCGCTGCCCTCGTGGCACTAGTCAGCGGAGATCGTGTTGTGGTTGCCAATTGTGGCGACTCACGCGCCGTTCTGTGTCGAGACGGGAGACCGGTTCCTCCTTTACCTGATGACAAG CCACAAAGACCGGATGAGCTGGAAAGAATTAGGGCAGCAGGAGGGAAGCTTATTCATCAGAATGGAGTCAGAGTCTATGGCATTCTTAACATGTCCCGCTCCCTAG GAGGAGACAACTTGTTGAAGAGAGTGACAACATCACGGCCGGAAATCTCCATCACTGAAAGAGAAGGCGGAGATGAGTGTCTGATCCTGGCCAGTGATGGCATTTGGGATGTGATATCCGATGATTTGGCTTGCCGAGTAGCAAGTGCTTGTCTTCGCGAAGGAAGTGCAGCCACTGCTCCAAGAAGTCGATATAGTGACCGTGCCACCAAAGACGGTAGAGCTCAAGTGTTGTTTCCTTCTAAAAGCCAtgatgctgctgctgctatACTTTGTCGCCTCGCTCTTGCACGAGGCAGCCATGACAATATCAGTGTCATTGTTGTTGATCTCAGAAGGAAAGCAAAAGGGTAA